ccccccccccccccccccccccccccacaaaaaaaaaaaaacaaacaaaaatacagGAAGATGAGAGAGGGCAGTTCAGATTTGCTTTAAGCTCCCAGTCAATGAGCATATTTCACTGTGAATTACCAGAATCGGGGGTCCAGataagtttgtatttttatagctATCTGACCAGTAATAACTGATCTTGGACCCTCTGGTTAAGATGTGGTGAATCGTTTATAATGTGCAGAATTCAGAACCTTTTAGTAAAGACCTATAACTATAGCACGTTCTATAATTAGTGACCATGTAACAAGGTTACATTCCATGAGAATATCACTATGTACATTATCCCTGGAATACAGTGTGTGCTTGTACAACTATAACACGGCATAAGATTTTCCGAGCCATCCTTAGATAATAAGCAGGCAAGTCTAATTTGCAAGCCTGTTACCCAGCTCTTTGCTATACACTTGAATTAATCCACTGCTGTCAGCAATTTGaagtttatcatttaatatggtCTTGTATTCATCATCTTTGACCTCTAAATGGCGTATAAGTCCAACCTgcagaaacaagaacaaaactCTTAAATAGATGGAGAAGAggaaacttgaaaaaaatttcagaattatatattatgtaacctACTTTCCATGTTAGTCTCAACTACAATTCTAATTCAGgccaaaacaagaataatatttcCAAAAGTTTGAGAAGCTAACACAAAATGGagaacaaaaatcaattttcaaacgATCAAATGTGAAACAAGCTCCAAGCTTCCAACCAGAATCATTACTTTTGACAAAGTGCCAATTTTCATTGCTTCAGAAAAATAATATGgataagatttttcatatcCAATAACTTCAAAAACAGTCCAAAAAGTCGATAACCTTACCATCAAGCATGTCCCATGTGTAACGAGTGTGATAATTGTATCCTGACCTTTACATTAACATCACTTCTCCCTCAAAAGGATCAACACACTAACGAAATTTTAAACATGTATATGCTATGTTATCAATCCAATGCAATAGAAAGACCAAAAAAGGGGGAGGGGATACAACTTCCGATTGAGATTCCAGGTTACTTCCGTAATGACATATGTCAATATTTACCTTTTCCTGAAACAAATCAAATTCATCAGAGCTCAGAGAACCATCACTATTTGAATCAAGAAGCTGCATCATCTCGCAGGCATCTTCGCCTGGGGCACCGAGCTCTTCCATCACCTCCATGAGTTCCTCAATGCTAATCCTACCATCTCCATTCTTGTCAAGAAGGCGGAAGACCCGATCTCTCTGGTCAATCTCAATACCTTTATGATTTGCGGATGGAAGATCTTTGAGGCGCAACGCTGCAAGTTCAGCTGCAGCCACCATTATGGCCTTGAGCCGCTTAGTCTGAGAATCAACAATTGAATGAATCAGTTTCCTTTACATGCCTGGATTAAGAAATGCCGAATTATAAGATTCATGCACTTGACTAGAAAAGTAAAACAATTAAGAGCATGCATGGTTATGAGAGAAATCAGCTTTCCCTTTCTCCTGACTTCATATATGATGCATAGAATGCAGAATCCCTCTTATTTAGgattctaaaagaaaatcaagaggAACAACAAGCAAGGCCTTGAGGAGCAAAAAACGAGCCATTAAAGGATAGCAACTCATGTATTACCTATGGGCTGAGGATCAAGGTATGGCTGGATTTAGGTTCATGAACCTCAGAACGAAGTGGTCAGATAATCACTGAGAATGGGAATGCTTCTTCCCCTTTACCTTCTAGGTAAGAGAACAAGGAGTTGCACCTCATATATGAGATTAAGATTATTTacttccaaaaatatatatcataaacGTATCACAGTCAAATTTGCCACAACCAAACAGTggatttttacaaatatttagcATCTTTTCTTTAAGGACCAGATAAGGAGGTTAGGTGCTCACAGTTGTGGTCAATAAGATAATCCTTGGAAAGCAAAAGAATGAAGTTTCTTGATTCAATCACATAAGCAAAAATGCTAACCTCTTCAGGATCAGTAAGACCACCCTTGTACAAGGAATGCGACGCCGTTCCAGCATCTGCTAACATGTCCATCTCCGTCGTCCGTATTTGTATCTCCATAAGCGGTCTAGCCCTGTCATTCTCACTCACATTAACCGCCATGTGTAAACTCCTATATCCATTGGGTTTGGGCTTGACAATATAGTCTTTCGTCCGGTGAGGCATCTCTTCCCACAACGACCTGATGATTTCACGAGCCCTGTAGCATGCTCTCTCGCCCACATCCGATCCAGACCTAGGTTTCAATACGATTCGCAATCCCAGGACATCGTTTACCTCTTCCGGCCTCCGACCATCTCTCAAGAGCTTCTTCATTGTACTGTAACGACTTTTATAGCGACCCTTGACCGAGATATCTTCCACCATGTCCGCCAACAAGGAATCGGTCTCCAAGGAATGAAGCAGCCGTTCCTTGTACGCGTCAATCAGAGGCTCATAAGTTGCACCTCTCTCGTGATTTCGTAACCACGTATCAACATAAAGATACGAACAAGGAAACAAGTACCGGAAAGCGAGGTCCTCTAGCTCCAAGGACAAGATGTTGGTTCCCACAGCGTGAGCTAAAGGGGCATGTATCTTCATAACCTCGAGAGAAAGCATTTGCTGTTGATATCTGGGCAGGTAATCGAGATGTCTCATGGTATCAAGCTTGAGAGCCAAGTCTAGAATCAAGGCCCTTATGTCGTAGAACGTGAGGCAGAACTTTCTCAAAGCAGCGGCGGTTTCATCATCCAAAACCTCAACTTTGGCAGACATATTCTTCACGCGCAAGCTTTCGTGCAGTAGATAGGCAGTTCCGGCACTGATCCGATCTCTCACTTCCACTATGGATACCGCACCATCCTCCAGAACTTGTCTCAGTATGCCGGCCGAAATAACCTCCGCATCCATCtgcaaaacctttttttttttttttacttaccaAGAATTCAAGCTAACGGAGCTAAAATTGAAGGGGAATTAACAAGCACCTGAAGATGGGCAAGAAGAAGAGCGAGGGAGAGAGCCTTGGAGAGGGGAGAGCGGCCATCGGGAGCGAGAGGCAAGGAGTGGAGGATGGGGATGGAGAGCTTGAGTGACTTGAAGAGGAGGGTTTGAGAGGAGGTGGTAGAGGAGTGAACGTTCTTCATGGTCCCGGTGAGCTCGTTGAACGCACCCACAAGCTCCACCACCCTCTTTCCCCCGGCCTGCTCCACGAGCGCTCCCACCTCTGCACTGGCCACCGCCACCACAAAATTCCGACGACGACGACGAATGAACCGGCTCCAAAGGAACGCCGTTGTTGGTGCCGGATTGGAAGGGAATAGGAACCTAATCTTCGGGGTTGGGTCTCGAAGAAGGAGCTTCTGGGCGCACCAAGCCAGCTCCATcaccacaaaaaaattaagctcaataaaaaaatttccccTTTAATATCTATATTCAACTCCCAAAATACCCCCATCACTTTTACATAACCCCAACCGTGCCACTACCTAAACCCTGCTTTTCCCTCTCGTCTCGAATCAGAGCAAACAGTCGCCACTTTGTGGTTTTTGCTATCGACTGGAACCATGTCGGCCGTATCGAGAGGCCTGATTTCCATTCTCCGAATCCTCGCAGCCATTCCAAAGATAACCACTACCTCAGCGTCAACCCCAGCGCCCAACCAATTCTGCTTCTTCTTGAGAAGATTGAGCACCGCCAATGCCTTGGCGGATGAGGCACCCAAGACCAGCAGTGAACAACTTAATCGGATGATGAGCCCGAACTCTAAGCGGACTGGTGTTATTGCCGTAAAATGTGGGATGACCGCTCTATGGGATAAATGGGGTGCTAGGGTTCCCATCACCATCCTCTGGGTCGATGACAATATTGTGTCTCAGGTCAAGACCATTGAAAAGGAAGGTATCACTGCTCTACAGGTACTATCTCAAAGTCCCTGACTTTCTTTCCACTGTAACGACTATGATTTCGTCTTTATAATGCTGtatgtgtttgtttgtttggttcattcatttttgttttgtgagtTACTCGCTTTTCGTCATTTGGGAACCCTCGCAAACACCAAGGGGCCTTCTTTGCATTTTGATAAGCgaaagatctttttttttttttcgtactTATGAAAAGTAAAGCTTTTATGTATTTCCGCATCTTTTGCTCAGTTCTCCTGGCGACCAAACAGAGTGTTGCGTTAAGCTTATTCTGTTAGATAATTGCATCTGTGTACGTATATAATGATGTGGGGTTGGTGTTCGTTTGCTGTGTTAGTTAGATTGGTTGCGGCCAGAAGAAGGCAAAGCATTTGACGAAACCGGAAGTGGGCCATTTTAGAGCTCAAGGTGTTCCATTGAAGAGAAAGTTGAGGGAGTTTCCGGTGACCGAAGATGCACTTCTGCCTGTTGGTACATCAATTGGTGTTCGCCATTTTGTTCCTGGCCAGTTTGTGGACGTCGCAGGAATCACAAGAGGGAAAGGTTTCCAggtaaattaattttgttttcagcTCCCTCGCGTCATCGGCTTGTCATTTGAGTGTTATCTATTGAACTATGTTCCATGAAATTGCTTCTGCTCTATTTTATGTCTAGGGCGTGATGAAAAGGCATGGTTTTAAAGGAATGCCGGCATCTCATGGTGCATCACTGTCACATCGAAGTCTTGGTTCTACAGGTCAGAGGGATGCTCCTGGAAAGGTACACGTGACGAGCTTGAAATTTTCGAGTCATCTAGTTTTTATGCAATACTTTATCATATTGGACATTGTCTACCGTCTGTCTCCTTGTGCAtttatcttcttcttgtttttggCAACGAAACTTCATTATTTTCCTTTGTTAAGTGTTTGAAAATCTCATAATTAAAATGCTGATCGTGATGCTATTCACCGTATGAtgttatgtatgtaatatgctGTTAACTCTCCCacagatgatatatatatatttttttttttgataggttcCCACAGATGATATATTGGGGTTACCTGACTTAGCTTTCTTCTCTTAAAGAGTGGGTTCTGTCTCTCTTTGACAATAGGATGTTATTATTTTGTAACCCTGTCGTGTAGATTGACTAGATTCTTTTATGGATGTATCAGAACATATCAAAACCAAAACCTCTTGAGTATCATTAATATCTGAGTAAACGGGATTATTTTGGTTGATAAGAATCAGGTTGAATAGAGTGCGTGAAGAAAGCTctacattataaatttttttctatctttttctaCTCCTTGATAGGTGGCTCTCTTGTATGATCCTTTGTAGTTGAATGCACCTTATGCAAATGATATTCTAGTACTTTAATTAAAAAGACAGATCTACATTATCTCATCTGGCCACATCACCAAATTAAATTTGGTTGGTTGATTGTGGCTTATCAGCAATTAGCTCTGCATTGTGGTTTATTGTTTTCAGAttctctttttctgtttttaattagATGTTTCTCTTGTCTATGTTCAGTGTACGTGAGCTatgtctttttcattttcaattaaattttcttttacatgttaAAAAGTTTCGATTTCTCtgttttcaccatttttgtaaataatggGATCATTTATAGAAAATATCGAAGGGGGTTTTGTGACTGAGGAAATAGACACTGGAAAGggtaaaaatattcaaatttagtTGTATGTTGAAGGCTAGTTCTCATTCTTAAGGACCAGTTCTGTTACCATTCTTAAGCTGGTAGAGCTTAAACTTCCCATGACAAGGTGGATCGTTCCTGTGATGCAGTGTGAAACTTGGTTCCACGACAGATTTTACAGAACCAGAGGAAGCCATGGTTTGGGTTTTGGTGTGGTTACCTAGTTTATGTGGCTACCACAATGGCAATTACGTTTTGGGTCCTTGACTACAATGGTTTGCTttcaacatgtttttttttttttctttcttttttaatcggTAACTAAGAATTTTGTTGATGAGAACTAGGCATAGTCAGGTTTGCTTTCAAGATGTAACCTTTTACCTGTCTGTCTAGTGTCTGTGTCCTGTCTCCCTCTCGTTGATTCTAAGGGAGAGAGCAAGAGTGAGAGGTAGAGAAAATGGCAAGGGttaactataaaataatattgtatcgttttatattttagagaaattatattccCACTGcctttagtttttaattttcaaaaccgCATTTTTACTGGACAGGTATTTAAAGGCAAAAAAATGCCTGGGCGCATGGGAGCGCAGCAGAGAACAGTTAAAAATGTGTGGGTTTATAAAATTGAGCCTGCGAGGAATCTAATGTGGGTAAAAGGCCAAGTATGTTTCTCttaccattttatttttaagcttTCAGTGATTTAAATCTCAATTGATAAGAATGGTGCTTGAACTGCCCATTTGAAATACTTGCACAAAGATCCGTCAATGAGCTTTTTCAGCTCAATCACACATCCTGCCCCCTAAAAAACCAAGGTGGTGCTCACTTGTGGGTTCAAGATCCATGGGATGTGTATGTAaatttttgattaaaaaaaaaaaaagcttgcaTTCATATGCTCTTAATATACGACAGAATAGATATTAGGAGACTAGCTCAGGATTCTCTTGAAGTGAGCTTAGTTGTCATCAAAACTGTTCTGACccgtattttttctttttttgaaagaaaatttatacTCGATTATTCGCTTGAGAATTGGATGTATGAATTTGGTGATGCACACTTACAACCACATCCCATGTGATTAAGCATGGGGATGAATGCGTGTCTGGAGTCTTAGTAGGTTGTATGTTGGTGCTTCTCGGTCAGATTGTTTGAAGTTTGCTATTCTTTACAGGTTCCTGGTGCCGAGGGAAACTTTGTGTTTGTAAAAGATGCTGTCTACAAGAAACCCGATATTTCACTGCTTCCATTTCCTACTTACTTTGCCGACGAAGATGAGGACATGGCAGAGTTGGAACCACTGGTCGCTGATCTCGGCGAAGTAGACCCATTCATGGAAGCAGATTAATATGGAGAAAACTTAAAAGTATGAGAACTGGTTGCTTATTCACATGATATGCATTATCTATTGCCTTGCtgtgttttcttcatttttgcaTTTTGTGCCTTAAGAACCAACCATcggaagattttgattttcaaGTAATGATTCTGAGGATAGAATAGAGTGTGGATTGCAGGAGCTGGAAGGCATGTAATTTTTACTGGGTTCATTCAACCTTACCAGTCTCTTTTCTAATATGTAAAATGTgtggtgtgggatgatgagtagcatcccTCTTTCAAATAATAGTGTTAGAATTTTGGATATTCAATTATAATCAATCAGCAATGCAAAAATGATGTATTCAGTTCATGCATATTGATTATCTCCAACTGGGTAGTGCCAATATTGCTAAAGAGCATCAcaatttatatctatatatatatatatatatattatgtagagagagagagagagagagagtttttggATAAGCTTCCATATTTTCTCATTAACTTTATTTATaagctttttatttattattttcattatttattaatgcGACCTCAAATaattgattgaaaaattatttataattatttgaggGAACAAAAACAAGACTGATGGTTTTAAggattatcatttttttttatcttgtctgatatatcaatttatttaaataaaaaaaatgacatcagTATTAGAACAGAGTAATATTTAGAAGTTCAGGAAATAAATATTGAGACGAATTTCTCTACCTTTTATTAAatgtaatattattgttttttttttttttaatctgaatATGTCATAAAATATCTATAGATATAGTATAAAGGGTtggagaaaattgaaataataaaaaagtggttttgctacttattatttttacacattataaattatacttatttttatttttataatttttataattttaattttattaaattaattaaattattctacgtattatttatatattatatatttgataagtgaaaaaaataaaaaaattgtgtgtATAATTTATAGAATgatggatgaatttttttttaaaagagtagtAGTCACACGTGGCCACAGATGGAAAAGACCGAAATAAATTGACGAAAAAGTCGTAAAAACTCCATTTCAATTGGCAAACAACTTTACAGCAGAATCCGCAATCGTTGAGCATTATCAGTATATTAcgtccaaaaccctaattccgtATCCCAGGGTTACCGTTGGAATCGCACCGGCACCCACGCCAGCTTATGAATGCAAACCCTCCTCCTCCAATGCAAGCAGGAGTTCCATGCGGTGGATGCGGGTCGTCGGACCGTTGGATCCTCCACACTTTGCGCCACCGAGCGAGCTACAGGCGTCTGTGCACGGACTGCGTCCTGAAGAATCACCAGTCTCTGTTCTGCCCGCTTTGCTTGGCGGTTTTCGACAAGGACTCGTCCCCTTTGCCTCCGCCGGCCGATCGCCTTATCTGCCTCAACTGCCCCTCCATTTCTCACCGCTCCTGCGTCCCTCCGAACGAATCCGCTGTTCCTTCCTTCCTCTGCCCTCCCTGCTCCAACCCGAGTTTCACTTTCTTCAATCCCAATGGAAGTGGTGATAACAAAAGGGTGATCGACAAGAACTTGGCCAAGGTGCTATTGGCCGCGGCCCGGATCTCCGCTGCGTCCATGAACAAAGCGGCAGCCACAGCTAGGCTTGACGCCGAGAGGCGTGCCAAGGAGGCTGCTTTCGCCAAGAAGAAAGCTAGGGAAGCTTTGGACCGACTCGCTCTTCTTTTCTTGAAAGAGAATGAGAACGGCGAGGACAAGAAACCGATTCGCTTATCCCAAAATGGCGTTGGCTTAGCTGTTGAGGGCATCGTGCAAGGAGTGAACAAGGCAACCAACGGCTTGCTTTCTCTTTCTGCCGTTGCCACAGCCTCCGCCCCACAACGAAGTTCTCATTCTAGCAAGGAATGAAAGATGAGAAAAAGTTGGGAATCGGGTGTCTTTTATCTTTGATATTGCTTTGAATGTCTTCACCGAGTTGTTAGTTTCTAAATTTGTAAAATCTTGTTTTCATTGGGTACCCAGAAAATCTTGTAGAGTAGAAATCATGGGTTTTGACCAGTGTTGTTGTGTAGATTGCTGTTTCGTGTTCGATCTTCATCTGTAACTTTATCTTAAATCCCTGCCagttcaaaatttcattttacccTTAACTGCAATCTACTACTTCTTGATATAtcctacatttttttattcttttgagcAATTGCCTGTATGTCTGACGAAAGATATCTATGGTGGGGGATTGATGATACCATCTCACTTCCTGATTGGCTTTTTTATTGAATAGGAGAAGATTCCAGTCGATCTGCTACTTTATGGGATCATGTGTCTCGTTATTCTGATTCTAGTCAGTTTTATTTTAGCGGGTTTTGAAGTCAGCAGATGTACCGTCTTcctacttgtcaaaaaaaaaaaaaaaaaaaaacagatgtaCCATCTTCCTCTGAATTGCTGCAAGCTCTTTGGCGAATGATATGGTTGGTGTATGACTAGTTCGTAAGTACATTGCTTTGTGGGAGCATCACTATGTTCTATGCTATAACATTGGTGGTTCTTTGTTCTAAGGCGGTGTTGCTGTTTTTCGATGACTATTTTTAGATTGGGTTGCTTGAACTAGTTGAATCACAAACTGGCCTCCGCTCCATTTTTCATACACGGGTTCATACTACAAAGGGGTTCATGCTTTCCTAGTAGTGAATATACTGCTTCCATTCCTAGTGTTATTCTCTTCTTAATAGGGAAATACTATTGGGAATACTGTGGTTTCTGCTTATTTCAATTCTACGAACAGTTTGATGACAGTATCTCAAGAAATTATCTTACTCGCCATTTCCTAATCTGGTTAGTACCGCCCTGACTAAGATTTCAGAGAAACACAGGTGCCAGATGACGGTCTTATAGTATATGAATCTCTATGATCTCTTTGAAATCCACTTAAAATTGTAAATGCCAAGTGGTTGATGCTTTGCGGAAGAGGGATAATAACCCGGTTCTTTGTCATTGCCGCATTGTTTGCCCCTTTCGGGCGTGTCTTGGATGAGAAAGTTCAGCTTTTTTAATGTCTGGCTCATATTTGATTGCTCGATGGCAAAGCTGTTTCCAAATAGCGGTGTTGTTAGTGCATTCTGTGTGTATTCTAAAAGAGTACGACAATAGGAAATCATTTAGCAAAAAAATGAACAAGCTGAAAAACACTAGGTGCGATATAGGAAGGGAGCTATGGCAAAACATGcagtaataaaaaaagtaaccaGTTAGTCGACAGAGAACCGGTCAACATCCATTCTACCACTCCGAGAAGGCCGACATGTCCGACTGTTGTTGATAAAAGGGTATCCAGTTATTATTGATTGCCCGTGTGTGTAAAAGAAATGGTGAATTTGTGAACCATTTTGTCAGAGTTAATGGAAATGGAGTCTAGTAGAACTCCTATTCAGTGAGAGGAAATGGAAAGGCAAGCATGAAGACACAAGCAATAAAACGTAGTGGTGCATTTCATCAAGTGTATTTTCTGTATGCTGTACAGTGTGCTATTTATACAAAAGAATGGAATATTCTATAGAAGAATGGTTGTACTAAATTGCCCCCTGAATAATTATATACATCACAGACTATGATTGGAAAGTTTGTTGAGAATGCTGGTGCATGCATTCTTCTTGATTCTTCCCTTGTGCATGAGACATGTCAATTGGTAATATTCCCACAAGAtggagaatatatattttctattatcatCTTAGATAGAAGAGATAAAAACTGAGAAGAAAGTAGGGCCTTTGTGAAAACATCTACAAGCTGGAGAAGAACAGGCGTGGCAGGTGCATAGAAAACCAGCGTGAATTTTGTCTCGGATAAGGTGGCTGTTTATCTCAATATGTTTCATACGTTCGAGGAAGACTGGATTTGCAACAATATACAGAGTTGCTTGGTCGTCACAGTATAAGTCAACGGGAAGCGAGGGGTAGATGTGCAAATCCTTGAGAATGTAAGAAAGCCACTGTAACTCACAAGAAGTTGTTGTCATGGCCTTATACTCAGCTTTAGCAGAGGAGCAAGATACCACAGATTACTTCTTTGATCACCATGAGACGAGTGAAGTGTCGAGGAAGATGCAAAAACCTGTTACTAAGCGTCAAGAATCAGGGCAAGATGCCCAGTCCGAGTCAAAATAAGCACGAAGAAGTAGTggagaaaaggaggaaaataAAAGACCTTGGCCAGGGTCATTCTTAATGTAGCGAAGAACCTAATGGGCTGTGTGAATATGGGAAGAAGAATGTGCTATCATGAACTGGCTTAGAGTATGTAAAAAGTAGTTGATGTTAGGGCAAGTGATTGTGAGGTAGAGGAGTCGACCAACCAGTCATTGATAAGGAAGAGGGTCAGAGAGAGGTTGGCCATCATCTTGTGAAGCTTCATATTCTGATCCATTGGCAACTTAAGGGGACGAGTGTCAAGGAAACTAGCATCGGCAAAGATGTCTAAAGCGTATTTCCTTTTACATATAGAGATACCCTTGGAGGAACGAGCGACTTCGATACCAAGGATGCAGCGGAGGTCTCCAAAACATTTGATGCAGAAGTGATGATTGGGGAAAGTCTTGAGGACAACAATGGAATCCAAGTGAGAGCTAGCAACGATTATGTCATCAACGTACACGAGGAGAGTAGTAAAAGAACCATTGTCCAAGCGAGTGAATAGGTTGTAGTCAGTTTTGGACTACTAAAAACCAAAAGCAAGTAAAGCATTAGAAAACTTTGAATACTATTGTCTTGAGGCTTGTTTCAAGCTATAGAGACTTCTGTTCAATTAGCAAACTTGAGTTGGAGAGCCTTGTAAATAGCCAAGAGGCTTGCACATGAAAACTTCCTTCTCTAAGTCCCTGCGAAGAAAGACATTTTAAACATCAAATTGTCATAGGAACCAGCCTTGATAGAAGCTACAGCCAACAAAGTGCGGACAGTGACCAATTTGGTCACGGGAGAAAAAGTTACATTGTAGTCGAGGCCTTCCTGCTGTGTGAAGCCTTTGGCGACCAACCGCACCTTGTAGTGTTCTATACTATCATCGGAGTGATACTTAActttgaagacccatttgcagcAGATAGTATGTTTAACAAGAGGCAACTCAACTACAGTCCAAGTATTGTTGAGTTCTAAAGCAGATATTTCAGAGTGCATAGCCTTGCACCAGTTAGGATTCTTAATAGTTTCACCATAAGAGGTTCAGTAGTGGAGAAAATAGCAGATGCAAAAGAATGGTAAGatgaagatattttatggaaagaaaaagtagaagaaagTGGGAATGCTTTACCTGAGGTAACTTGCAAGGGGAAGAGTGCATAGTTTGGGAAAGTGGTAGAGTGAGTGGGAGggacaaatataatttttgagatAAGGAAGAGGGTGACAGGGACGAGTGGAGCATTGAAGTAGTGGAAGGGAGGTGGGTGAAGGGTCTTTTATAGGAGTTAAGGAAACAAAGAGGTCAGATTGTGTTTCGGTGGAAGTGGGAGAAAAGATATTGGTGGTGGCAGGAAGGCAATCAGGGCCAGGTAGAGTGATAAGTGGAGATATAGAAGAAAGGGGGGGATGGAGATGGGACAGGAAGTAGAGAGGGAGTATGAGATGGGAAAAACGACTCATGAAAAATAACGTCCCAAGAAAGAATTATGTGATGAGTGTCAAGGTCAAGTAATTTATAACCTTTGACGCCAAATGGGTATCCGAGAAAAGCACATCTTCTATTACAAGGATCAAATTTGTGGCGGTGTTGAGAGAT
Above is a genomic segment from Juglans microcarpa x Juglans regia isolate MS1-56 chromosome 1D, Jm3101_v1.0, whole genome shotgun sequence containing:
- the LOC121237640 gene encoding probable GTP diphosphokinase CRSH, chloroplastic yields the protein MELAWCAQKLLLRDPTPKIRFLFPSNPAPTTAFLWSRFIRRRRRNFVVAVASAEVGALVEQAGGKRVVELVGAFNELTGTMKNVHSSTTSSQTLLFKSLKLSIPILHSLPLAPDGRSPLSKALSLALLLAHLQMDAEVISAGILRQVLEDGAVSIVEVRDRISAGTAYLLHESLRVKNMSAKVEVLDDETAAALRKFCLTFYDIRALILDLALKLDTMRHLDYLPRYQQQMLSLEVMKIHAPLAHAVGTNILSLELEDLAFRYLFPCSYLYVDTWLRNHERGATYEPLIDAYKERLLHSLETDSLLADMVEDISVKGRYKSRYSTMKKLLRDGRRPEEVNDVLGLRIVLKPRSGSDVGERACYRAREIIRSLWEEMPHRTKDYIVKPKPNGYRSLHMAVNVSENDRARPLMEIQIRTTEMDMLADAGTASHSLYKGGLTDPEETKRLKAIMVAAAELAALRLKDLPSANHKGIEIDQRDRVFRLLDKNGDGRISIEELMEVMEELGAPGEDACEMMQLLDSNSDGSLSSDEFDLFQEKVGLIRHLEVKDDEYKTILNDKLQIADSSGLIQVYSKELGNRLAN
- the LOC121237865 gene encoding 50S ribosomal protein L3-2, mitochondrial-like; amino-acid sequence: MSAVSRGLISILRILAAIPKITTTSASTPAPNQFCFFLRRLSTANALADEAPKTSSEQLNRMMSPNSKRTGVIAVKCGMTALWDKWGARVPITILWVDDNIVSQVKTIEKEGITALQIGCGQKKAKHLTKPEVGHFRAQGVPLKRKLREFPVTEDALLPVGTSIGVRHFVPGQFVDVAGITRGKGFQGVMKRHGFKGMPASHGASLSHRSLGSTGQRDAPGKVFKGKKMPGRMGAQQRTVKNVWVYKIEPARNLMWVKGQVPGAEGNFVFVKDAVYKKPDISLLPFPTYFADEDEDMAELEPLVADLGEVDPFMEAD
- the LOC121237949 gene encoding uncharacterized protein LOC121237949, which gives rise to MNANPPPPMQAGVPCGGCGSSDRWILHTLRHRASYRRLCTDCVLKNHQSLFCPLCLAVFDKDSSPLPPPADRLICLNCPSISHRSCVPPNESAVPSFLCPPCSNPSFTFFNPNGSGDNKRVIDKNLAKVLLAAARISAASMNKAAATARLDAERRAKEAAFAKKKAREALDRLALLFLKENENGEDKKPIRLSQNGVGLAVEGIVQGVNKATNGLLSLSAVATASAPQRSSHSSKE